A stretch of the Octopus bimaculoides isolate UCB-OBI-ISO-001 chromosome 8, ASM119413v2, whole genome shotgun sequence genome encodes the following:
- the LOC106876543 gene encoding zinc finger protein 227 has product MAIMEENVSIEDKTDTKPILCDGIVSALSEPNHCAKILFDTNDVKPDICKISSTSQSFKVKSHTKDHHNNQKGFFCKICDKNCSTSSGLKIHLRKHTGEKPFHCLICEKSFATSFVLKKHIRTHTGEKPFHCEVCSKNFSTRSGLKEHHRTHTGERPYHCDVCGKNFSHHYTLKVHLSSHSGEKLFQCNLCGKRFSTNSKLKMHIRIHTGEKPYSCSLCGHGFSTNSKLKVHVRIHTGEKPFQCEICGRNVSTNSELKKHARIHTGEKPFHCEVCSKNFLSSSELKVHTRTHTGEKPFHCEICSKDVSTSSGLREHMKTHTGEKPFHCDVCGKSFSQRFKLKLHSATHTGEKFFPCSVCDRKFSTNFDLKMHTRIHTGEKPFCCEVCGKGFSARYKVKVHSRIHTGEKPFHCEICGKNVSTSSELKVHIRRHTGEKPFHCDICGKDFSISSELKVHKRTHSGEKPFICEICTKSFSTSCGLKVHIRTHTGERPFHCDICSKGFSLCSYLKKHVKTHTGEKPFHCDICGKKFSSNIGLKGHARLHSGEKPFYCDTCDKRFSYYNSLQIHMKRHRNVINNTS; this is encoded by the coding sequence ATGGCCATCATGGAAGAAAATGTTAGTATTGAAGACAAAACTGATACAAAACCAATATTATGTGATGGAATAGTTTCAGCTCTTTCTGAGCCAAACCACTGTGCCAAAATCTTGTTTGATACTAATGATGTAAAACCAGACATTTGTAAAATATCATCCACTTCTCAAAGTTTCAAAGTGAAATCACATACTAAAGATCACCACAATAATCAGAAAGGTTTTTTTTGCAAGATATGTGATAAAAACTGTTCCACATCATCTGGACTCAAAATTCATTTAAGGAAACACACTGGTGAGAAGCCATTCCATTGCCTGATTTGTGAGAAAAGCTTTGCAacaagttttgttttgaagaaacaCATTAGGacccacactggagaaaaaccattccactGTGAGGTATGCAGCAAAAACTTTTCCACACGATCAGGTCTCAAAGAACACCATAGaactcatacaggagaaagaccCTACCATTGTGATGTGTGTGGGAAAAACTTCTCACACCATTATACATTGAAAGTACATTTAAGTTCACACTCCGGGGAGAAACTATTTCAGTGTAATCTCTGTGGTAAAAGATTTTCAACTAATTCCAAACTAAAGATGCATATTCGAATACACACGGGAGAGAAACCTTATTCCTGCAGTTTGTGTGGTCACGGTTTCTCTACTAATTCTAAGTTAAAGGTTCATGTAAgaattcacactggagaaaaaccattccagTGTGAGATATGTGGCAGAAATGTTTCTACCAATTCTGAGTTGAAAAAACATGCAAGAATACACACTGGTGAGAAACCATTCCATTGTGAGGTATGCAGTAAAAATTTCTTATCCAGTTCTGAACTCAAAGTTCATACAAGAactcatactggagaaaaaccattccattgtgaaatatgtagTAAAGATGTCTCCACCAGCTCAGGACTAAGGGAACATATGAAAacacatacaggtgagaaaccatttcattgtgatgtATGTGGTAAAAGTTTTTCTCAACGCTTTAAACTGAAATTGCACTCAGCTACACATACTGGTGAGAAATTCTTCCCTTGTAGTGTATGTGACAGAAAATTCTCAACTAATTTTGATCTGAAAATGCATACAAGGATTCATACTGGCGAAAAGCCTTTTTGCTGTGAGGTGTGTGGTAAAGGCTTTTCAGCTAGGTATAAAGTGAAAGTACATTCTagaattcatactggagagaaaccattccattgtgaaatctgtggtaaaaaTGTTTCCACTAGTTCCGAACTGAAAGTACATATCAGGAGacacactggagagaagcctttccattgtgatatatgtggtaaagaTTTTTCAATTAGTTCAGAACTAAAAGTACATAAGAGAACTCATAGTGGAGAAAAACcgtttatttgtgaaatatgcaCGAAAAGCTTTTCTACAAGTTGTGGCTTAAAGGTACATATCagaacacatacaggagaaagaccgtttcattgtgatatctgtagtaaaggTTTTTCCTTGTGTTCATATCTGAAAAAACATGTTAAAACCCATACCGGGgaaaaaccatttcattgtgatatttgtggtaaaaaatTCTCCTCAAACATTGGACTAAAGGGACATGCTAGACTTCACAGTGGAGAAAAACCTTTTTACTGTGATACATGTGACAAGAGGTTTTCTTATTATAATTCATTACAGATACATATGAAGAGACATCGTAATGTTATTAACAATACTTCGTGA